In one Buteo buteo chromosome 10, bButBut1.hap1.1, whole genome shotgun sequence genomic region, the following are encoded:
- the SMIM24 gene encoding LOW QUALITY PROTEIN: small integral membrane protein 24 (The sequence of the model RefSeq protein was modified relative to this genomic sequence to represent the inferred CDS: deleted 1 base in 1 codon) — protein sequence MGGGPIPCRMGFPQSYPPPHPCPHPCPRPRPCRAGTGPKELQPWLIGLTAVVVFLFIVFVVLLINRLWQIRMRRKHGALQETQGTERLERAGCANLAAEKDSDEESDGEEQSKTTSL from the exons ATGGGAGGGGGTCCCATCCCCTGCAGGATGGGGTTCCCCCAAAGCtatccccctccccatccctgtccccatccctgtccccgtccccgtccctgCCGT GCAGGCACCGGCCCCAAGGAGCTGCAGCCTTGGCTCATCGGCCTCACGGCCGTCGTCGTCTTCCTCTTCATCGTCTTTGTGGTCCTGCTCATCAACCGGCTCTGGCAGATCAGGATGCGCAG GAAGCATGGCGCCCTCCAGGAGACCCAGGGGACTGAGAG GCTGGAGCGCGCCGGCTGCGCCAACCTGGCGGCCGAGAAGGACAGCGACGAGGAGAGCGACGGCGAGGAGCAGAGCAAGACCACGTCCCTCTGA